The segment GCTGGTCAGATACAACGAGCAGCGGTGTCACGACGCCCTGGGCGGCCTGCCGCCGACGATCTTCCGGGAACGTCAAACCGCCGAAAACTCTACTTATGAATTGTCTACTTGACAGGGAAGCTTACGCCCACACTCACTCGAAGGTAGGCTACACCAAGTTGCGAAATCGAAAGGAGTATCATCACAGTTGGGAGCTTGGAGTTGGAAAGGGTCCTTCTCGTGGTCAGAAACAAACTCAGTATACTTGGCAGGATCTTCCGTCTCATCTGAAAGATAAGGCCAGTAACCAATACCTTTCGCGCCATAACATAACGCAAGATTCACCAGCATCCACAATTCATTCTGCGTCGGTTTTCGACCAGGCTTGTAGACCACAGAATCGATTTTGGCCCAGAAGTCAAAGACGGGAACGACTATCCAGAAATCCACTGCCCCTCCGGGTGCAACCATAGCTCTATCGCGGACTATTGCCAACCGGTCCCTGTACCAATTGACCATACACTGCACATTAGTATAGTCCTCAGGATTCGACGACGAAGTGTAGTAAGAGTTTACGCCATATAGATCTACCATGAAAAAGTCAGCATTCGTGTACCGAACGTAGGTGTCGTAATACTGACTTTGAAAGTTGCCCGCGGAGGTGTTATTGTATGCACCAAGGGTTCCTATGACCTCATGTGGATATTGATCATCGACGATAGCATCAGTAACATCCTTGACACGGGCTACAACCTGAAATTCTGGGCCATACGATTCATCAAAGGCATAGAATCCTGTAACTGCACCCTTTGCATACTCGTGGTCGTCATACCACGCCTTAATAGAATTAACTACTTGAGAACGGTGGTTATAGACCAGAGAGTCGAATCGTCTTCCAATATCATCATAGACATAGAAGCTGTCTAAATAGACCGTTTTGACGTTCGGCCAATACACTTTGTAATGATATTGATACTGGTCCCCCCAAAGGCCGTTCTTGGTAACACAGGTCTCCGCGTAGGAGTGGTACTCCGTCTCGTTGTGGAAACTCGTGTCATATACATCCTTGACGAAGCGATAGGGGATAGTGCAGTAGGTAGTGTCATTGGCAATATAACATACATTCGTTACTTCGCGAAGGTCCTTCCAAGAAGGGTTTTGTTCCGACGACGGGAAATTTATTGCCACGAGTTTTTCGCCAACGGATGGTGTCCTATCAACCGTCGGGTATGTGACAAATTGACCATTCTCCTTTCGAACGAGAAGCGTGTCGTTCAGCCGGTAGACACGATACGGGCTGTTATCAAGATCAGCGACAAAACTGCTACGTTGAGCTATCCAATACTCAAAAATAAGTTGGGCAACAACTGAGCCGTTTGAGCCGCTCGTGTCAGGTAGCCTCAGCTTGGCTTCGTATACAACCTCATGACCTTCGCCGAGGTGCTTTCCGATGAAGTGGAGAACACCCTCGACAAAGTCAGCGTGTAGCATACCTGAAAAACTGCTATCGTCAACGACTGCCATGAGTACAGGTCTCTGAATAGATACATCAGTCGCGCGCCTCGCGACGATTGAGGATGACCTAAGATATCCATCTATGGCTTGGTCATTGGCTCCTGCCATGCGAGTATTTGCAGAACCGCTCATGGCATTATAAAGGTCCAAGTCAGGGAGAATCTCCAACTCTTGATCCACCCGATTAGGCCAATGCTTCGTGTACGCCTTAATCCCCCATGTGCCGCCAGTGTAGTATCCGAGCGAGTCAGCATTGAAATTCTCCAGATGGCTGATACCACACGTATCCATGTATGCAAAATAGACTCCGAAGCTATCGCACGCATCCTCCCACGGATCCTGGTATGAGAACACATTGAATCGATTACGCGCATGTCCTGTCGTCACAGTCACTGCAACTACTACAAACACCAGTGCGGTAACTAATACAGTCCTGACTGGAAATCTCATGGTGATATCTCCCCTCCCTAAGGTTCTCAAATAGGATTATTGTGAATTCACTGCTATCGCAACAAAACCATCTTCTTAGAGTCGAAATACTTAGGAGTGCGGAGCAAACTCCAGTAAACACCGCTGACCACCGGACTCCCAGTGTCATTTGTTCCATCCCAGTCAACAGAGTGCATCCCTGCCGACAAATCACATGACATGAGCGTCTTCACTCGCTGACCGAGCACATTGTGAATCGTCAGTGTAACAGACGATTTTTCGGGTAAAGAAAATGAGATCGTTGTTGATGGATTAAACGGGTTGGGATAATTCTGAAACAACTCGAAGTCTACGGGAAGAACAACACCCCCACCTCCGCTGCCACCAGTGCTGGTAGAACCGTCAAACCCCGCATAAATGTAGACTGTGCCGATACTCCCCGCGTGAACACAGGAAAACGCGAAGTCGTCAATACCATCGCTATTAAAGTCACCGATACCCGCCACGTCCATCCCGAACTGCGTCTTGTAACCGGGAAGTTCATTGATATATAACTCAAAATCAGGCAGGCTGTCGGCGTCGGGACCACCGTAGTACAAATACACCCAGCCGACACCGCTCCACTGGGTGGGCAGTGACGTGATCAGGTCTGGATATCCGTCGTTGTTGATATCACCTGCGGAGGCTGCCCTACCACGAGGAGAAGGTATGGTCAAGTTAGGTATCGAGTCAATACCGGGACCTCCAAAATAGATGAACGCGGCAGTGTCAGTAGTAGCCGATGCAGCCGCGTAGACATCATCGTAACCATCACCGTTAAAATCTCCGAGGTTTACCAATAAACCACCAAAGCTCTCCCAATCCCTTTGATACGAACCCGGTCGAGGTATGACAAGATCTGGAATGGTATCAAAGGACGGGCCGCCCCAATAGAAATATACCTGGCCTTTCAGGCTGTCGGCGAAGTATAGAGGGCGAAGGCTGGCCGCAAGATCGTCGTATCCGTCACCATTGAAATCGCCGGTGATGAGCCCTTCTGCGAAGGCAAAGCTGCTCGGGGAAAGCGCTGCCGGACTTATGATCAGATCCAACGACGAATCCATAGGTAAGTTAAGGTCATAGATACACAGTGACCAGAAATCATCACCGCAAGTAATCAACTCAT is part of the Candidatus Zixiibacteriota bacterium genome and harbors:
- a CDS encoding FG-GAP-like repeat-containing protein, which produces MRILLFLLSLSVSVFVIHVDDLCAQRPALLGRITSDTMGVLFGRQIISLGDQNGDRCSDILVGDTRFSMHLYYGGALLDSVVDITYDNTSQPVNLYDINGDFRDDFSLLYGIYPAYRRAVYYGGNDLDTSPVALLGTNDLYGYGPSVRGYDVDGNGVDELITCGDDFWSLCIYDLNLPMDSSLDLIISPAALSPSSFAFAEGLITGDFNGDGYDDLAASLRPLYFADSLKGQVYFYWGGPSFDTIPDLVIPRPGSYQRDWESFGGLLVNLGDFNGDGYDDVYAAASATTDTAAFIYFGGPGIDSIPNLTIPSPRGRAASAGDINNDGYPDLITSLPTQWSGVGWVYLYYGGPDADSLPDFELYINELPGYKTQFGMDVAGIGDFNSDGIDDFAFSCVHAGSIGTVYIYAGFDGSTSTGGSGGGGVVLPVDFELFQNYPNPFNPSTTISFSLPEKSSVTLTIHNVLGQRVKTLMSCDLSAGMHSVDWDGTNDTGSPVVSGVYWSLLRTPKYFDSKKMVLLR